From Corynebacterium aquatimens:
TCCGGTGAAGGCTTGCAGCAACGTCATGCCGAACCCGTTTGGATCCAAAGAATCGGAGAAGTCGAAAGCCCAGCCGAACGGGAAAGACGCCATCCAGAACGGGTAGGTAATGAACCCGGTGAGGACCTCGCCTGTGCGCGGGTGGGTTGGTGCGATGGGTTCTCCGGAGAACGGGCCCGGCAGCACCTGGGCTTCCTGCAGATCGTGGATTGCGTAGGCAGTGATACCCGCAGCGACGATGATGAGCAGCACACTGGACCAGGTGAAGAACGTTTGGAGTTTCAGCCGCAGCGCACCCGCGTAAATTCCCCAGCCGATACCGATGGCCACGATGATGCCGGACACGGCGCCAATAATCGCCCAGGTATCCAGCACCCATCCCCAGAGCATGAGGGTGAGCTCAATGCCTTCGCGGCCGACGGCCACGAAGGCCAACCAGAACATTGCACTTGCTCCTGCGGCGAGCGCTTGCCCAGTCTTGTCGTCCAAAATGCGGCGCATCGCACCTTGCTGGTTCGACATGGACAGCACCATGCCCGTGATCATCGCCACGGCGATGAGCGAGAAGACTCCGCCCATGATTTCTTGCGCTTTAAAGCTCAAGCCGTAGCGGCCGAAGGTGAAAATCGCGCCGAATACAAGGCACACCAAGGCGGCGATGCCGACTCCGGACCACACCGCCCGCTTAGCTTGGGGTGCTTCCCTGCGGTTGATGGCTGCGAGCAGAACTCCCACGATGAGGGAGGCCTCGAGCCCTTCGCGCAGTCCGACGATAAACGCGGCAATGAACATGGATGAGTAACTTTCCCTTTATATCGAGCTCGTGGACACGCCCGTGACCGAGCAACCAGTGAGGCCGGTAGGCGCAGCGTGTCTTCTTCAGGCTGGCCTATTCTAGCCTAGGGTCACCTTACTAAGCCAAGCCTAGGAAAGTAAATCTTTTGGACGAAATTAGTTGAATTTCCGCTGGATGCCCGCCGGCGTTCCGTCGGCGGTCTACCGACGTTGCGCCGGCGTTACACAGAAAAGACCCCACTGAAACTTCGCACGAGGGCGAAACTTCGGCGGGGTCTGTGCGCACCGCTTACACGCTACGCGCACCGCTTACACGCTATGTGCACCACCACACGCTGTGCGCGCGATGCGCACAGCGCGCATAGCGCGCGTAGCGTTAATCAAACTGGTGCGTGCGCTTGTTGAGGAAGGCGGCGACACCTTGCTGGTGCTCCTCGGTGCCGAGGAGGGCGGTTTGGGTTTGAGCCTCGAATGCGAGGGATTCGTTGAATCCGCGCAGCGCAGCCTTGTTCACAGCGGCCTTCGTCGCGGCGAGTGCGCCGCGCGGGGACGTCGAGAAGCTTCGGGCGAGCTCTTGGGCGGTGGCTAGTGCTTGGCCCTTTGGGCTGAGTTTTGCCACGAGCCCGGCGGCGAGGGCTTCCTTTGCAGAAAGTGGGAGCTGTGCCAGCACCAGCGCCATTGCGCGGTGGCGGCCCATGGAAGCCGCAGCCGTTGCCACGGCACCACCGTCGGGCATGAGACCGATCCTGCCGAATGGTAGAACCACGAAGGCTTCTTCGCTGGCGATGATGATGTCGGTGGCAAAGGCCACGGATGCGCCGATGCCAGCGCAGGCCCCTTCCACCGCGGCGATCACGGGGATAGGGCAGCGGGTGATGGCGTCGGCCATCATCTCAATGTCCACCAAGGCAGGGGCCACGCCGTGCGGGGCAACGTTGAATTCCTCAGCGTTGGCGAAGGACTCCACGTCCATGCCGGCGCAAAACGCTGTGTCGTCGCCAGTGATGATCACCGCGCGGATAGAGGCATCATTGCCAGCGCGCAATACTAATTCGCCGATCGCGCGGTAGGAATCCGCGCGCAGGGCATTGCGCTTCTCCGGGTTGGAAATGCGGATCGTGGCAATGGTGCCGTCGACCTCAGCGGTGATGATGGGGGAGGAGGAAGATGTGTCCATCGTTACCCCTACTTTGCGATGAATCCCGACAGGCGGTTTTCAATGATGTCCACTGCCTCGGTCACGATGCGCTGAACCAAGTCCTCACACGACGGGATGTCGTTGATGATGCCCTGGACAGGACCCGCGGACCAGATACCAGCGTCGATGTCGCCGGTCTCGTATACCTTGCGGCCGCGTGCGCCAGCCACGAGGTCGCGGATCTCTGGGAAATCGGCGCCAGCATTAAGTTTCTCGACGACCTCATCACTCACCGCGTTCTTTGCCACGCGTGCCGTGTTGTGCAGGGTGCGCAGGATCAGGTTCGTGTCCAGCTCGGAGCGCTCGACGATGGCTTCCTTCACGTTCTGGTGGACCGGTGCTTCTTGGGTGCACAGGAAGCGCGTCCCCATGTTGACGCCCTCGGCGCCAAGCGACAGTGCGGCGGCTAGTCCGCGGCCGTCCGCGAAACCGCCGGAGGCCACGAATGGGATCTCCAGCTTGTCTGCTGCGGCAGGCAGAAGGATCAGGCCCGGGATGTCGTCCTCACCGGGGTGGCCAGCGCACTCAAAGCC
This genomic window contains:
- the efeU gene encoding iron uptake transporter permease EfeU → MFIAAFIVGLREGLEASLIVGVLLAAINRREAPQAKRAVWSGVGIAALVCLVFGAIFTFGRYGLSFKAQEIMGGVFSLIAVAMITGMVLSMSNQQGAMRRILDDKTGQALAAGASAMFWLAFVAVGREGIELTLMLWGWVLDTWAIIGAVSGIIVAIGIGWGIYAGALRLKLQTFFTWSSVLLIIVAAGITAYAIHDLQEAQVLPGPFSGEPIAPTHPRTGEVLTGFITYPFWMASFPFGWAFDFSDSLDPNGFGMTLLQAFTGFEAQMSWLQVIGWATYMLIVVPKFIRNLRQKSVPTASPTDARAASPANEASEAVASADTSSEAAGLAPSHQSLSLTETAENSTTRKEPIHR
- a CDS encoding enoyl-CoA hydratase/isomerase family protein, coding for MDTSSSSPIITAEVDGTIATIRISNPEKRNALRADSYRAIGELVLRAGNDASIRAVIITGDDTAFCAGMDVESFANAEEFNVAPHGVAPALVDIEMMADAITRCPIPVIAAVEGACAGIGASVAFATDIIIASEEAFVVLPFGRIGLMPDGGAVATAAASMGRHRAMALVLAQLPLSAKEALAAGLVAKLSPKGQALATAQELARSFSTSPRGALAATKAAVNKAALRGFNESLAFEAQTQTALLGTEEHQQGVAAFLNKRTHQFD
- a CDS encoding NAD(P)H-dependent flavin oxidoreductase; its protein translation is MAAKLNTRITEMLGIEHPIIQGGMQWVGTAELASAVSNAGGLGILTSLTQPTPEDLGKEIDRCREMTDKPFGVNLTILPTITPPPYDEYLRVAVEKGIKVVETAGANPDRLVPGLKAAGVTVIHKCTSVRHALSAQNKGVDILSIDGFECAGHPGEDDIPGLILLPAAADKLEIPFVASGGFADGRGLAAALSLGAEGVNMGTRFLCTQEAPVHQNVKEAIVERSELDTNLILRTLHNTARVAKNAVSDEVVEKLNAGADFPEIRDLVAGARGRKVYETGDIDAGIWSAGPVQGIINDIPSCEDLVQRIVTEAVDIIENRLSGFIAK